The genomic segment CCGGGCTAAATCAAGAGGGGAGAAATATAACTGGAAACCGTCCTTCAGCAAGTGGTTTTTCCATAATTGGGATAAGTGGTATAGGGAAGACAACTGCAGTGGAACGTATCCTGTTACTGTACCCCCAGGTGATACAGCATAGCAAATACCATGGTAAGCCGTTTATACTTAAGCAGTTAGTTTGGTTAAAACTTGAATGTCCTGCAAGTGGGTCACTTAAAGTACTCTGCCAAAACTTTTTTCGCCAAGTAGATCTAATTTTAGGTACTGACTACTATAAAAAGAACGTTAACTTATATTCAACAAAGGAAAATATGTTAGCGCCTATTGCTCAGATCGCATCTCTTCATGGTTTGGGTGTTCTTGTAATTGATGAAATGCAAAGACTAAAGAAAGTTAGGAACAGCGGCGAAAAAGAGATGTTGGATTTTTTGACGGAACTAATTAATACAATTGGTATTCCAGTAGTCTTGGTTGGGACTTATAAATCTACGTTTTTGTTTGAAAGTGCCTTTGCACATGCTCGGAGGGCAAGCGACCAAGGGGATCATATTTTATCTAACATGAACAAAGGAATGGAATGGAATTTATTCTTGGAGTCTCTATGGGATCTCCAGTGGACTAGAAAAGTTTGTCCCTTAACCGACGAGCTTAATAATGTTATGTATGAAGAATCTCAGGGGATCACTGATATTGCTATCAAACTTTATAAAAATGCGCAATGGGAAGCTATTTCGAATAGGACAGAAAGAATTACTCCGTCCTTAATAAAAGATGTAGCTAAGCGTTGCCTAAAACTCCTTAGGCCAAAACTTTTAGCTCTTAAAAATAACGATCTTAATGCTATAAAGGAATATGAAGACCTAAAACCGGATTGGTTAACGCTTAATGATTATATTATTAATTCTGAGGAAAAGGTTTTGATACAAGGAAGGCTTGCGGAAGAACATATAAGAGCAAAAAGAAAACATGAGAAAAACGACATAATGCTTGATCTTATATCGCTTGCTTTAAATTTAGGACTTTTGCCGGAAGAAGCTGAAAAAATCTCTCTCGAAGTGATCAAGGCGTCAGGCGGAATAGCTGAGTCAACAATAATGAGACAACAGGTTGCGAATATAGCTCTTAATCGAACAACTAATGCATTTACAGAGTCTGAACAAATGAATACAAATAATGAAAAGGTAAAGTCAAAGAAAAAAGTAAAACCATTAATTAATAAAGAGGATCCTTGGTGTAAAGTCTTTCAAACTTTAGAAAAGCGTGGGTGTGTCAGCGATGCACTCAAGGAGGTAGGCTTACTTAAGCTACCAACAGAAGAACTATTGATAAAATGTTAGAATCAATATAGAAAGTTCTTTTAGAAGCAAAGAATAAGGCAATTTGTTAAATACGGATATGGTATGGCTAATAATCATCGAGGCGGTTGAGCAATATGGTAAATTGCTAACTTAAAGTGAATATTACGATTAAAAGAGCCAATCTATATTTTGACCCAAGTTTTATTATTTCTAAGATTTGGATCCT from the Desulfitobacterium metallireducens DSM 15288 genome contains:
- a CDS encoding ATP-binding protein, producing the protein MKDSVSEILEHPVLAGYQCEAEYQNQQISAYKGNPLLEALPPIYETEQVAKLLTDFPDYDDSQRSWGGETRKHCVEQIKHFMQPLPYHLKLESSFSRIIRDGYIARNPLSPIFVRQFSVKFSKILATGLNQEGRNITGNRPSASGFSIIGISGIGKTTAVERILLLYPQVIQHSKYHGKPFILKQLVWLKLECPASGSLKVLCQNFFRQVDLILGTDYYKKNVNLYSTKENMLAPIAQIASLHGLGVLVIDEMQRLKKVRNSGEKEMLDFLTELINTIGIPVVLVGTYKSTFLFESAFAHARRASDQGDHILSNMNKGMEWNLFLESLWDLQWTRKVCPLTDELNNVMYEESQGITDIAIKLYKNAQWEAISNRTERITPSLIKDVAKRCLKLLRPKLLALKNNDLNAIKEYEDLKPDWLTLNDYIINSEEKVLIQGRLAEEHIRAKRKHEKNDIMLDLISLALNLGLLPEEAEKISLEVIKASGGIAESTIMRQQVANIALNRTTNAFTESEQMNTNNEKVKSKKKVKPLINKEDPWCKVFQTLEKRGCVSDALKEVGLLKLPTEELLIKC